Below is a window of Haloglycomyces albus DSM 45210 DNA.
TGGGCGACGATGCTTCCACCCACCGGTTTCGTCCATGGCCTTAAGATCTTAGGCCGTTTCGAAGTACTCGGCGTATACGGCTTCCTCGTCGGGGCAGAAAATCGCACCGGTGTAGGTCAACAATGACGCGTCTCCTGTGGAGAGCCCGTATTCCTCCGAGATCCATTTTTGGTAATCCAAAAGGGAGTTTCCCTCGTTGAGAGCGAGGCATGACCCTGCCGCCAGCTCGGCCGCCGAGGGGTCCTTTCGTTCGGGTAGATCGTCGTCGTCGAACTGTTCGTGGTCGTCGAATCGCGTGATTTCCGCATTGAATTCTTCGACGATGGATTCGTCCGCCAAGAGGGAACCGACTTTGGAGACGTCGAATTCCGGCTGGGGCGTTTCGCTGTCGTGGTTGGTGGGAGCTGGAACCGAGGTGCTTTCGGACGCTGTGGGTTCCGTGGCGGCGGAACCGCTTTCCGTTCCGCATGCGGCCATGGCCGCGAGAGCCGCCGGGATGGTCAGGGAGGTTAGTATTCGGTTCGTTTTTGAAGTCATACTGTGAAGGCCCCTAGGCGCCGTGGTTCGTGGTCGCCTGTCGCTGTTTTCAGATGGGAGCATCGCACTTGGACCGTCAGCGGATTGGTTGAGACGCGAGTCGTCGTGCGGTCGATGCGTCCTCACAGTAACAAGGACGTGCCACACCACATGGAGCACGCATATTAAGTATGATGCCTATCTATGTGGGAATGGGGTTCTCTGAATCGCCGCAGCATACGGGAGTCGCGGCGCTAAAATCGCTTGCGACGGTGACGTACAATCGAAAGTTCTTGCCCCGTAAGGACTGTGTTCACGGTGGGTTTCACTCGAATACGGGGGATCGTGTGGACGTTGAAAAGGGCCGTTCCGTGGAACGACCCTGAGCGTATTCGATTGTGGTGAAAGCGTTTAGTCCTTGGCGTACGATCCTGTCAGACCGACCTTGTGGTCTCCGGCGGTCACGCGACCCGCGACCCAGGCTTCCACGTGACGGGCGGTCAGGAGCGCGATGGCCCGGTCGACCTGGTCCTCAGGCAGGATGGCCACCATGCCGACCCCCATGTTGAACGTCCGCTCCATTTCCTGCGCTTCGATGTCGCCGATACGCTGCACCACGTCGAAGACGGGGTTCGGGCACCAGCTCGAACGGTCGATGCTCGCCTCCATGCCGTCGGGCAGCGCGCGAATGACATTGCCCGCCAGACCGCCGCCGGTGATGTGGGCGAAGGAGTGCACCTGGCATTCCGAGATCAGTTCCAGGCAGTCTTTCGCGTAGATGTGGGTGGGGGTCATGAGCTCTTCGCCCAGCGTGCGCTGAGAGCCGAACTCCTCCACCACGCTGTCGAGGTTCGCGCCTCCGGTCTTCAAGGCCTCACGGATCAGCGAGAAACCGTTGGAGTGCGCTCCGGACGAACGCATGGCGATGACGACGTCGCCGTCTTGGACCTTCTCGGGACCCAGCACCTTTTCGGCCTCTACGACACCGACGCCGGTGGCGGAGATGTCGTAGTCGGTGCTGTTCATGACGCCCGGGTGCTCAGCGATCTCGCCGCCGATGAGGGCGCAGCCCGCATAGCGGCAACCGTCGGCGATACCGGCGGCGATGTCGGAGATACGGTCGGGCGAGACCTCTCCGGTGGCGATGTAGTCCAGCAGGAACAGCGGTTCGGCCCCGCACACCACCAGGTCGTCGACGACCATGGCGACCAGGTCGAGACCGACGGTGTCGTGTATGTCCATCTGCTGCGCGATGGCGAGTTTGGTTCCGACTCCGTCGGTGGAGGAGGCCAGGAGCGGTTTGGTGTATTTGTCGACGTCCAGGGCGAACAGGCCCGCGAATCCGCCGATGCCTCCGACGACCTCCGGTCGTGTGGTGCTTTTGAGCGCCGGTTTGATGGCGTCGACGGCGGCGTCTCCGGCCTCGAGATTGACCCCGGCAGAGGCGTAGCTAATGGTTGGCATGGGTTTCGACTCCTAGGTTGAAGCGATTTCAAGGAGGTTTTTGCCGAGGTTGTCGGGCAGCTCGACGGGGTACTGTCCGTCGAAACAAGCACGGCAGAGATTATCGGCCTTCTGCTCGGAGGCGGCCGTCAGGCCGTCGAGAGAAACATAGCCGAGGCTGTCGGCACCGATCTGGTCTCGGATACCGTCCAGGTCGTAGGCATTGGCGATCAGCTCTTCACGCGTGGCGAAGTCAATGCCCATGAAGCAGGGCCACTTGATCGGTGGAGCCGAAATCCGTACATGGACTTCCAATGCTCCGGCGTCGCGCAGCATCTTCACCAAGGCGCGCTGGGTGGTGCCGCGTACGATCGTGTCGTCGACGACGACGAGTCGCTTGCCGCGAATCTGGTCGGACAGCGGATTGAGTTTGAGTCGAACTCCGAGTTTCCGCAGCGATTCGGAGGGCTGAATGAAGGTGCGGCCTACGTAGGTGTTCTTGGTGAACCCGAGCCCGTAGGGGATCTTGGACTCGGTCGCGTAGCCGATGGCCGCGGGGATGCCCGATTCGGGCACTCCGATGACCATGTCGGCGTCGGCGGGGTGTTCCCGCGCGAGAGTGCGGCCGACGTTGATCCGCGACTGGTACATGGTCTGGCCGTCGATGCGCGAATCGGGTCGAGCCAGGTACGCCCACTCGAAAAGGCACTGTTTCGGCTGCGGAGCGGTGAAGTGCGTGGACTTGACACCGTTTTCGTTGATGCTGACGATCTCGCCGGGTTCAATCTCACGTTCGAATCGAGCGCCCACGGTGTCGAGGGCGGCCGTTTCCGAGGCGACCATCCAGCCGTTGTCCAGTTTGCCGAGCATGAGTGGACGGAAACCCTGCGGGTCACGTGTGGCGTAGAGGGTGTCGTTGTCGTTGAACACCAGCGAGTAGGCACCCTTGACCTGCGGCAGTACTTCGCACGCCGCTTCGGCCAGGTCGTTGGACTCGTGGCCGGTCAACAGGGCGGTGAGAACCCCCGTATCGGAGGTCATGGAGCCGGGTGGAAGGCCGTTTGCTTTGGCGGTGGCGGCGAGGTCGGCGGTGTTGACGAGATTTCCATTATGCGCCAGGGAGATTGACACGCCGTTGGAATTGGCCCGAATGGTCGGCTGAGCGTTCTCCCAGGTTGATGAGCCGGTAGTGGAGTACCTGGCATGTCCGATGGAGACGTAACCCTGCAACGGCGCCAGAGTTTTTTCGTCGAAGACTTGAGCGACGAGGCCGACGTCCTTGTAGACGACGGTACGGTCGCCGTCGGCGACGGCGATGCCCGCGGCCTCTTGACCGCGATGCTGGAGTGCGTAGAGTCCGAAATACGTTAGTTTTGCTACTTCCTCGCCGGGTGCCCAGATTCCGACGATTCCGCACGCGTCTCGCGGTCCGGGGTTATCGGGTTCCAGGTCGGTGGTGAGTCGGCCATCGCCTCGGGCCACTGGAAAACTCCTCTGTCGGGATTTTCGTCTAGCTAGGCAGTGTGACCGCTGAGGTGGATTCAGCCTCAGTCGGCGGAGCCGGCCGGACTCGAAGAGCTCTCACTCTCGTGTCTTCTGTGCTGCTCGACTACCTAACCACGGTCGGACTGTCGGGTTATACCGTCCACTGGGTGGCTGTTCCGGTTGACCCGACAGGATTCAATCGATGGTGCAAGGTTCGGAACTGAGAAGCTACCGCAAGACCGTCGTCGCGCCGTAGCCTTCACTTCTCAGTCTATATGACATACCCGGAAATGCCATCACCCCAGGACGGAAGGCGTCCCACAACACTCAGGGGCGGGGACGAGCCCCACCCCTGCGGTTTTGCGTTACCAGCCGCCTCGGTCGTCACGGCGGTGTCCCCAATCGCCCCACTGGTTGCGGCGTTCGGGCGGCTCCGATTCACCGTTCCGAGGCGGGTTCGAACCCGCCGGAGGCGGTGGTGGCGGAAGCTGATCGCTCTGCCCCTGGATCTGATTGGCGTTGAACACCTGAGTGGGGGTATCGGCGTTCGGATCCTGCGCGGGGGGCGTCGGGCCGCCTTGCGGTCCGCCCTTTTCCACGGTGGGAAGGATGGTCGTGTCGTCGCCGCCGGGTGCTCCCGGAGGAGGAGGCGGTGGCGACTGACCGGCTCCGTACTGCGGCATCACCTGCGTGGAGGAGTTGTCGTATTCGGGGCCGAAGGCGTTGGCGTTGGGCTGTGAACCGTAGGAGGCGAACTCGTTGTCGTTGATCAACGGGCCGTTATGGACCATTGTGGGCGCTTCCTCCTGCGTGGCCGGGCCGGAGGCCTGGTAGACGCCGGGGGAGCCGACCTGAGCGGCCTGTCCCTGGTGGTCGGGCGGCAGGTTCGGAAGCGGACGGTCCGAATCGCGGTCGTCATCGTCGTCCTTACCGCTGCGCAGGAGCAGGATGATGGCGATGATTCCGCCGATGACGAGGATCGCACCGATGATGATCATGGTCAGCAGGGTGCCCGAAATACCGGACTCCTCGGAGGCGGCTTCGGTGGCCGGTTCGGTGTCTTCGGACGCCGGCTCTTCCTCTTCCTCCGCGGCCTCCTCTTCGGTCGACGGCATCTTAATGGTCTCGTCGAGGGTGGTGAGGACATTGCGGTTGATCGTCTGAGTCTCGTAGCCGTCTTTGGTGACGGTGAGGGTCATCTCGCCGGGGGCGATATAGCGGTCTTCGCTGCCCAGGAACTCGAAGCGTCCCGTGGAGTCGGTGGTCTTGTCGTAGGTGTTGCCCTCGGAGTCTTCGAGGTTGACCTCCGCGCCCTCGATCGGCTCGCCGCCGGATTCGACGGTTCCGGCCACCGAACTGATGGAGTCTTCCTTGGGTTCGCGATTACCGGTGATCGAGACGTTGGCCGTCTTGGGGTCGGGGTTCCCGCTGATGGTCACCTGGAGATTGCCCTGTTTGACGTCTTCGGTGGTCATCTCCGAGTCCGCGATGGGGGAGAGCAGGAAGGCCACCTGTTTGGCCTGACGCTTGAACTTGACCTGACAGGTGGACGTGGCACCGTCGGTGGTTTGTTCGCAGTTGCGTCCGTCGACCGACAGTCCGACTTCCTGGTCGACGCCGCTCAACTGCGCGGTGATGGTCGCCTGTTCGTCCTTGGGGCCGTTGACCGTGGCGGTGACGGTTTGCGCGTTGCCCTGTACCTGGAGTTCGACGTTGTTGGTGTCGATCTTCAACTTGTAGTCCTGGGCAAAGGCCGGGGTGATGAGTGATACACCGGCGAAGAGACCGACCACGACCGCCATTAGCGCGCGTCCTGTCCGAGTGACCACCGGGCGCTCGGCGGTGGTCCCGGCGGCATGGGACGTACCGACGGAACTTCGGGCCATCAAAATCCCCTCCTGGGCTCATAATGTCCTACCGAATCGGTAGGCTAACAGCATGACTGGTCTCGATTTGGTTAACGAATCCGGGTATCGGTTTAGTTAGCCTACTGAATTCATCGCCACCGTGACAATGACCAGTCCACGACGCTAACCACCAGAGTCCGCCAAAGGCACCTGGTCTGCTGAAACGTGACGAGGCAGGCGTCCGTTCCGTTCGCGGGCGGCCTTTCGGTACGGGCTCTTCCTACATTATTAATAAGTATCGCTAAGGAGGAAACCTCGACCATGGCCGACCCCGGTGAAATGATTCGTG
It encodes the following:
- the purF gene encoding amidophosphoribosyltransferase encodes the protein MARGDGRLTTDLEPDNPGPRDACGIVGIWAPGEEVAKLTYFGLYALQHRGQEAAGIAVADGDRTVVYKDVGLVAQVFDEKTLAPLQGYVSIGHARYSTTGSSTWENAQPTIRANSNGVSISLAHNGNLVNTADLAATAKANGLPPGSMTSDTGVLTALLTGHESNDLAEAACEVLPQVKGAYSLVFNDNDTLYATRDPQGFRPLMLGKLDNGWMVASETAALDTVGARFEREIEPGEIVSINENGVKSTHFTAPQPKQCLFEWAYLARPDSRIDGQTMYQSRINVGRTLAREHPADADMVIGVPESGIPAAIGYATESKIPYGLGFTKNTYVGRTFIQPSESLRKLGVRLKLNPLSDQIRGKRLVVVDDTIVRGTTQRALVKMLRDAGALEVHVRISAPPIKWPCFMGIDFATREELIANAYDLDGIRDQIGADSLGYVSLDGLTAASEQKADNLCRACFDGQYPVELPDNLGKNLLEIAST
- the purM gene encoding phosphoribosylformylglycinamidine cyclo-ligase encodes the protein MPTISYASAGVNLEAGDAAVDAIKPALKSTTRPEVVGGIGGFAGLFALDVDKYTKPLLASSTDGVGTKLAIAQQMDIHDTVGLDLVAMVVDDLVVCGAEPLFLLDYIATGEVSPDRISDIAAGIADGCRYAGCALIGGEIAEHPGVMNSTDYDISATGVGVVEAEKVLGPEKVQDGDVVIAMRSSGAHSNGFSLIREALKTGGANLDSVVEEFGSQRTLGEELMTPTHIYAKDCLELISECQVHSFAHITGGGLAGNVIRALPDGMEASIDRSSWCPNPVFDVVQRIGDIEAQEMERTFNMGVGMVAILPEDQVDRAIALLTARHVEAWVAGRVTAGDHKVGLTGSYAKD
- a CDS encoding carboxypeptidase-like regulatory domain-containing protein, which codes for MARSSVGTSHAAGTTAERPVVTRTGRALMAVVVGLFAGVSLITPAFAQDYKLKIDTNNVELQVQGNAQTVTATVNGPKDEQATITAQLSGVDQEVGLSVDGRNCEQTTDGATSTCQVKFKRQAKQVAFLLSPIADSEMTTEDVKQGNLQVTISGNPDPKTANVSITGNREPKEDSISSVAGTVESGGEPIEGAEVNLEDSEGNTYDKTTDSTGRFEFLGSEDRYIAPGEMTLTVTKDGYETQTINRNVLTTLDETIKMPSTEEEAAEEEEEPASEDTEPATEAASEESGISGTLLTMIIIGAILVIGGIIAIILLLRSGKDDDDDRDSDRPLPNLPPDHQGQAAQVGSPGVYQASGPATQEEAPTMVHNGPLINDNEFASYGSQPNANAFGPEYDNSSTQVMPQYGAGQSPPPPPPGAPGGDDTTILPTVEKGGPQGGPTPPAQDPNADTPTQVFNANQIQGQSDQLPPPPPPAGSNPPRNGESEPPERRNQWGDWGHRRDDRGGW